In the genome of Chaetodon auriga isolate fChaAug3 chromosome 15, fChaAug3.hap1, whole genome shotgun sequence, one region contains:
- the mtmr2 gene encoding phosphatidylinositol-3,5-bisphosphate 3-phosphatase MTMR2 isoform X3 translates to MEKSGSVDSLGSKRSSSRQPSVDSLSSSTSTSRSDRSAQAKPPSVMSSDSVATSAELSPELRVKPKTHAKALRDSDKEEPQLLPNETVQDMAQDVTYFCPFIGALRGTVTVTNYRLFFRCMDREPVFVLDLPLGVVSRVEKIGSASSRGDVSYGLVCKDMRNLRFSHKQLDDTLRKSIFEVLMKFAFPVSNGLQIFAFEYGQVFPENGWKVYDALSEYKRQGIPNESWRITKVNDHYEVCDTYPSTLAVPVNIPDEELKRVAAFRAKGRIPVLSWIHPESQATVTRCSQPMVGVNGKRSKEDEKYLQAIMDANAQSHKLFIFDARPSVNAAANKMKGGGYESEDAYQNAELVFLDIHNIHVMRESLRKLKDVVYPNIEDSHWLSNLESTHWLEHIKLILAGALRIADKVESGKTSVVVHCSDGWDRTGQLTSLAMLMLDGYYRTVRGFEVLLEKEWLSFGHRFQLRIGHGDKNHTDADRSPVFIQFIDCVWQLTRQFPAAFEFNEYFLVTILDHLYSCLFGTFLCNSEQQRLKEEIPKRTVSLWSYINSQLEEFTNPLYVNYSNHVLFPAVSLRHLELWVGYYIRWNPRMRPQEPVHQRYKELLAKRAELQKRVDELQREVTNRSASSSSERAGSPTRSITPVQTFV, encoded by the exons atggagaagagcGGGAGCGTCGACAGTCTGGGCTCGAAACGCTCCTCTTCCCGACAGCCGAGTGTCGATTCATTGTCCAG CAGTACTTCCACCTCTCGCTCTGACCGGTCTGCCCAGGCCAAGCCGCCCTCAGTGATGTCCTCTGACTCTGTGGCCACCTCTGCAGAGCTCTCCCCGGAGCTCAGG GTTAAACCCAAAACTCATGCCAAG GCGCTGAGAGATTCAGACAAAGAGGAACCACAGTTACTTCCAAATGAAACGGTGCAAGACATGG CTCAAGACGTCACCTACTTCTGTCCTTTCATTGGAGCTCTGAGGGGAACAGTGACAGTCACGAACTACAGACTGTTCTTCAGATGCATGGACAGG GAgccagtgtttgtgctggatTTGCCTCTTGGGGTGGTGAGTCGTGTGGAAAAGATTGGCAGTGCGTCGAGCCGCGGTGACGTGTCGTACGGGCTGGTTTGCAAG GATATGCGGAATCTTCGGTTTTCACACAAACAATTGGACGACACGCTCAGGAAGTCCATTTTCGAAGTGCTGATGAAATTTGCGTTTCCTGTTTCCAACGGGCTG caaatCTTTGCCTTTGAATATGGGCAAGTCTTCCCTGAGAATGGATGGAAGGTGTACGACGCCCTCTCAGAGTACAAGAGACAG GGTATACCCAACGAAAGCTGGAGGATAACAAAAGTAAACGATCACTACGAGGTTTGTGACACCTACCCATCAACTCTGGCGGTGCCGGTCAACATACCGGACGAAGAGCTGAAGAGAGTGGCCGCCTTCCGCGCCAAGGGGAGGATACCT GTGCTGTCGTGGATCCATCCAGAGAGCCAGGCGACGGTGACGCGCTGCAGCCAGCCCATGGTTGGAGTGAACGGGAAGCGCAGCAAAGAGGATGAGAAATACCTCCAGGCCATCATGGATGCTAATGCTCAGTCCCACAAACTCTTCATTTTCGATGCCAGGCCCAGTGTCAACGCCGCTGCCAACAAG aTGAAAGGGGGTGGTTATGAAAGTGAAGATGCGTATCAAAATGCTGAGCTGGTGTTCTTGGACATCCACAACATCCACGTGATGAGAGAGTCGCTCCGCAAGCTGAAGGACGTGGTCTACCCCAACATCGAGGACTCCCACTGGCTCTCCAACTTGGAGTCCACTCACTGGCTTGAACACATCAAG CTGATCCTGGCAGGAGCACTACGGATCGCAGACAAGGTGGAGTCTGGGAAAACCTCGGTGGTGGTGCACTGCAGCGACGGCTGGGACCGCACAGGCCAGCTCACCTCCCTGGCCATGCTCATGCTGGACGGTTACTACCGCACCGTCCGCGGCTTCGAGGTGCTGCTTGAGAAAGAGTGGCTGAGCTTCGGTCACCGCTTCCAGCTG CGTATCGGCCATGGCGATAAGAACCACACAGACGCAGACCGCTCgcctgttttcattcagttcattGACTGTGTGTGGCAGTTGACTCGGCAG TTTCCTGCAGCATTTGAGTTCAACGAATACTTCCTGGTCACCATCCTGGACCACCTGTACAGCTGCCTGTTTGGGACATTCTTGTGTAACAGCGAACAGCAGAGGTTGAAGGAG GAGATTCCTAAGAGGACAGTGTCGCTGTGGTCTTACATAAACAGCCAGCTGGAGGAGTTTACCAACCCTTTGTATGTGAACTACTCCAACCACGTGCTGTTCCCTGCCGTCAGCCTACGTCACCTGGAGCTTTGGGTTGGATACTACATCCGCTGGAATCCTCGCATGAGACCTCAG gAACCTGTTCATCAACGCTACAAGGAGCTGCTGGCGAAGCGCGCTGAGCTCCAGAAGAGAGTGGACGAGCTACAGCGAGAGGTGACCAATCGCtcggcctcctcttcctccgaaCGGGCGGGCTCTCCGACGCGCTCCATCACTCCGGTGCAGACCTTCGTTTGA
- the cwc15 gene encoding protein CWC15 homolog — translation MTTAARPTFEPARGGRGKGEGDLSALSKQYSSRDLPGHTKIKYRQPTQDAPEEVRARDFRRELEERERVAAREKTRERGPREHTTSSSSSSSSSKRPRLDQIPAANLDADDPLTDDDEDEDSEEDSDDDDTAALLAELEKIKKERAEEQERKEREQKAEEERIRMENILSGNPLINLAGQQQQQQQQQQMNQSQNTFRVKRRWDDDVVFKNCAKGVDEARKEKRFVNDTLRSEFHKKFMEKYVK, via the exons ATGACTACAGCTGCAAGACCAACGTTTGAGCCGgcgagaggagggaggggtaaAGGAGAAGGTGATTTGAGTGCCCTTTCCAAGCAGTATTCCAGTCGAGATCTTCCAGGTCACACCAAGATCAAGTACAG GCAACCCACCCAGGATGCCCCCGAGGAGGTGCGTGCCCGTGACTTCCgcagggagctggaggagagggagcgtGTGGCAGCACGTGAAAAGACCAGAGAGAGGGGGCCAAGAG AGCAcaccacatcatcatcatcttcatcatcatcttcaaagAGGCCCAGATTGGATCAGATCCCAGCAGCCAACCTGGATGCTGATGACCCTCTCACAGAT gatgatgaggatgaggactcTGAGGAGGACAGTGATGACGATGACACTGCAGCTCTTCTGGCAGAACTGGAGAAGATCAAGAAGGAGCGGGCTGAAGAACAAGAACGCAAA GAGCGGGAGCAAaaggcagaagaggagaggatcCGCATGGAGAATATCTTGAGTGGCAATCCATTGATTAATTTGgcaggacaacaacaacaacaacagcaacaacaacagatgaACCAGAGTCAGAATACATTCAGGGTCAAGAGAAG GTGGGACGATGATGTTGTGTTCAAGAATTGTGCCAAAGGAGTGGACGAAGCACGGAAGGAGAAACGCTTTGTCAATGACACGCTGCGCTCCGAGTTCCACAAGAAATTTATGGAGAAATATGTAAAGTGA
- the mtmr2 gene encoding phosphatidylinositol-3,5-bisphosphate 3-phosphatase MTMR2 isoform X4 — MEKSGSVDSLGSKRSSSRQPSVDSLSSTSTSRSDRSAQAKPPSVMSSDSVATSAELSPELRVKPKTHAKALRDSDKEEPQLLPNETVQDMAQDVTYFCPFIGALRGTVTVTNYRLFFRCMDREPVFVLDLPLGVVSRVEKIGSASSRGDVSYGLVCKDMRNLRFSHKQLDDTLRKSIFEVLMKFAFPVSNGLQIFAFEYGQVFPENGWKVYDALSEYKRQGIPNESWRITKVNDHYEVCDTYPSTLAVPVNIPDEELKRVAAFRAKGRIPVLSWIHPESQATVTRCSQPMVGVNGKRSKEDEKYLQAIMDANAQSHKLFIFDARPSVNAAANKMKGGGYESEDAYQNAELVFLDIHNIHVMRESLRKLKDVVYPNIEDSHWLSNLESTHWLEHIKLILAGALRIADKVESGKTSVVVHCSDGWDRTGQLTSLAMLMLDGYYRTVRGFEVLLEKEWLSFGHRFQLRIGHGDKNHTDADRSPVFIQFIDCVWQLTRQFPAAFEFNEYFLVTILDHLYSCLFGTFLCNSEQQRLKEEIPKRTVSLWSYINSQLEEFTNPLYVNYSNHVLFPAVSLRHLELWVGYYIRWNPRMRPQEPVHQRYKELLAKRAELQKRVDELQREVTNRSASSSSERAGSPTRSITPVQTFV; from the exons atggagaagagcGGGAGCGTCGACAGTCTGGGCTCGAAACGCTCCTCTTCCCGACAGCCGAGTGTCGATTCATTGTCCAG TACTTCCACCTCTCGCTCTGACCGGTCTGCCCAGGCCAAGCCGCCCTCAGTGATGTCCTCTGACTCTGTGGCCACCTCTGCAGAGCTCTCCCCGGAGCTCAGG GTTAAACCCAAAACTCATGCCAAG GCGCTGAGAGATTCAGACAAAGAGGAACCACAGTTACTTCCAAATGAAACGGTGCAAGACATGG CTCAAGACGTCACCTACTTCTGTCCTTTCATTGGAGCTCTGAGGGGAACAGTGACAGTCACGAACTACAGACTGTTCTTCAGATGCATGGACAGG GAgccagtgtttgtgctggatTTGCCTCTTGGGGTGGTGAGTCGTGTGGAAAAGATTGGCAGTGCGTCGAGCCGCGGTGACGTGTCGTACGGGCTGGTTTGCAAG GATATGCGGAATCTTCGGTTTTCACACAAACAATTGGACGACACGCTCAGGAAGTCCATTTTCGAAGTGCTGATGAAATTTGCGTTTCCTGTTTCCAACGGGCTG caaatCTTTGCCTTTGAATATGGGCAAGTCTTCCCTGAGAATGGATGGAAGGTGTACGACGCCCTCTCAGAGTACAAGAGACAG GGTATACCCAACGAAAGCTGGAGGATAACAAAAGTAAACGATCACTACGAGGTTTGTGACACCTACCCATCAACTCTGGCGGTGCCGGTCAACATACCGGACGAAGAGCTGAAGAGAGTGGCCGCCTTCCGCGCCAAGGGGAGGATACCT GTGCTGTCGTGGATCCATCCAGAGAGCCAGGCGACGGTGACGCGCTGCAGCCAGCCCATGGTTGGAGTGAACGGGAAGCGCAGCAAAGAGGATGAGAAATACCTCCAGGCCATCATGGATGCTAATGCTCAGTCCCACAAACTCTTCATTTTCGATGCCAGGCCCAGTGTCAACGCCGCTGCCAACAAG aTGAAAGGGGGTGGTTATGAAAGTGAAGATGCGTATCAAAATGCTGAGCTGGTGTTCTTGGACATCCACAACATCCACGTGATGAGAGAGTCGCTCCGCAAGCTGAAGGACGTGGTCTACCCCAACATCGAGGACTCCCACTGGCTCTCCAACTTGGAGTCCACTCACTGGCTTGAACACATCAAG CTGATCCTGGCAGGAGCACTACGGATCGCAGACAAGGTGGAGTCTGGGAAAACCTCGGTGGTGGTGCACTGCAGCGACGGCTGGGACCGCACAGGCCAGCTCACCTCCCTGGCCATGCTCATGCTGGACGGTTACTACCGCACCGTCCGCGGCTTCGAGGTGCTGCTTGAGAAAGAGTGGCTGAGCTTCGGTCACCGCTTCCAGCTG CGTATCGGCCATGGCGATAAGAACCACACAGACGCAGACCGCTCgcctgttttcattcagttcattGACTGTGTGTGGCAGTTGACTCGGCAG TTTCCTGCAGCATTTGAGTTCAACGAATACTTCCTGGTCACCATCCTGGACCACCTGTACAGCTGCCTGTTTGGGACATTCTTGTGTAACAGCGAACAGCAGAGGTTGAAGGAG GAGATTCCTAAGAGGACAGTGTCGCTGTGGTCTTACATAAACAGCCAGCTGGAGGAGTTTACCAACCCTTTGTATGTGAACTACTCCAACCACGTGCTGTTCCCTGCCGTCAGCCTACGTCACCTGGAGCTTTGGGTTGGATACTACATCCGCTGGAATCCTCGCATGAGACCTCAG gAACCTGTTCATCAACGCTACAAGGAGCTGCTGGCGAAGCGCGCTGAGCTCCAGAAGAGAGTGGACGAGCTACAGCGAGAGGTGACCAATCGCtcggcctcctcttcctccgaaCGGGCGGGCTCTCCGACGCGCTCCATCACTCCGGTGCAGACCTTCGTTTGA
- the mtmr2 gene encoding phosphatidylinositol-3,5-bisphosphate 3-phosphatase MTMR2 isoform X1, with translation MEKSGSVDSLGSKRSSSRQPSVDSLSSSTSTSRSDRSAQAKPPSVMSSDSVATSAELSPELRVKPKTHAKQALRDSDKEEPQLLPNETVQDMAQDVTYFCPFIGALRGTVTVTNYRLFFRCMDREPVFVLDLPLGVVSRVEKIGSASSRGDVSYGLVCKDMRNLRFSHKQLDDTLRKSIFEVLMKFAFPVSNGLQIFAFEYGQVFPENGWKVYDALSEYKRQGIPNESWRITKVNDHYEVCDTYPSTLAVPVNIPDEELKRVAAFRAKGRIPVLSWIHPESQATVTRCSQPMVGVNGKRSKEDEKYLQAIMDANAQSHKLFIFDARPSVNAAANKMKGGGYESEDAYQNAELVFLDIHNIHVMRESLRKLKDVVYPNIEDSHWLSNLESTHWLEHIKLILAGALRIADKVESGKTSVVVHCSDGWDRTGQLTSLAMLMLDGYYRTVRGFEVLLEKEWLSFGHRFQLRIGHGDKNHTDADRSPVFIQFIDCVWQLTRQFPAAFEFNEYFLVTILDHLYSCLFGTFLCNSEQQRLKEEIPKRTVSLWSYINSQLEEFTNPLYVNYSNHVLFPAVSLRHLELWVGYYIRWNPRMRPQEPVHQRYKELLAKRAELQKRVDELQREVTNRSASSSSERAGSPTRSITPVQTFV, from the exons atggagaagagcGGGAGCGTCGACAGTCTGGGCTCGAAACGCTCCTCTTCCCGACAGCCGAGTGTCGATTCATTGTCCAG CAGTACTTCCACCTCTCGCTCTGACCGGTCTGCCCAGGCCAAGCCGCCCTCAGTGATGTCCTCTGACTCTGTGGCCACCTCTGCAGAGCTCTCCCCGGAGCTCAGG GTTAAACCCAAAACTCATGCCAAG CAGGCGCTGAGAGATTCAGACAAAGAGGAACCACAGTTACTTCCAAATGAAACGGTGCAAGACATGG CTCAAGACGTCACCTACTTCTGTCCTTTCATTGGAGCTCTGAGGGGAACAGTGACAGTCACGAACTACAGACTGTTCTTCAGATGCATGGACAGG GAgccagtgtttgtgctggatTTGCCTCTTGGGGTGGTGAGTCGTGTGGAAAAGATTGGCAGTGCGTCGAGCCGCGGTGACGTGTCGTACGGGCTGGTTTGCAAG GATATGCGGAATCTTCGGTTTTCACACAAACAATTGGACGACACGCTCAGGAAGTCCATTTTCGAAGTGCTGATGAAATTTGCGTTTCCTGTTTCCAACGGGCTG caaatCTTTGCCTTTGAATATGGGCAAGTCTTCCCTGAGAATGGATGGAAGGTGTACGACGCCCTCTCAGAGTACAAGAGACAG GGTATACCCAACGAAAGCTGGAGGATAACAAAAGTAAACGATCACTACGAGGTTTGTGACACCTACCCATCAACTCTGGCGGTGCCGGTCAACATACCGGACGAAGAGCTGAAGAGAGTGGCCGCCTTCCGCGCCAAGGGGAGGATACCT GTGCTGTCGTGGATCCATCCAGAGAGCCAGGCGACGGTGACGCGCTGCAGCCAGCCCATGGTTGGAGTGAACGGGAAGCGCAGCAAAGAGGATGAGAAATACCTCCAGGCCATCATGGATGCTAATGCTCAGTCCCACAAACTCTTCATTTTCGATGCCAGGCCCAGTGTCAACGCCGCTGCCAACAAG aTGAAAGGGGGTGGTTATGAAAGTGAAGATGCGTATCAAAATGCTGAGCTGGTGTTCTTGGACATCCACAACATCCACGTGATGAGAGAGTCGCTCCGCAAGCTGAAGGACGTGGTCTACCCCAACATCGAGGACTCCCACTGGCTCTCCAACTTGGAGTCCACTCACTGGCTTGAACACATCAAG CTGATCCTGGCAGGAGCACTACGGATCGCAGACAAGGTGGAGTCTGGGAAAACCTCGGTGGTGGTGCACTGCAGCGACGGCTGGGACCGCACAGGCCAGCTCACCTCCCTGGCCATGCTCATGCTGGACGGTTACTACCGCACCGTCCGCGGCTTCGAGGTGCTGCTTGAGAAAGAGTGGCTGAGCTTCGGTCACCGCTTCCAGCTG CGTATCGGCCATGGCGATAAGAACCACACAGACGCAGACCGCTCgcctgttttcattcagttcattGACTGTGTGTGGCAGTTGACTCGGCAG TTTCCTGCAGCATTTGAGTTCAACGAATACTTCCTGGTCACCATCCTGGACCACCTGTACAGCTGCCTGTTTGGGACATTCTTGTGTAACAGCGAACAGCAGAGGTTGAAGGAG GAGATTCCTAAGAGGACAGTGTCGCTGTGGTCTTACATAAACAGCCAGCTGGAGGAGTTTACCAACCCTTTGTATGTGAACTACTCCAACCACGTGCTGTTCCCTGCCGTCAGCCTACGTCACCTGGAGCTTTGGGTTGGATACTACATCCGCTGGAATCCTCGCATGAGACCTCAG gAACCTGTTCATCAACGCTACAAGGAGCTGCTGGCGAAGCGCGCTGAGCTCCAGAAGAGAGTGGACGAGCTACAGCGAGAGGTGACCAATCGCtcggcctcctcttcctccgaaCGGGCGGGCTCTCCGACGCGCTCCATCACTCCGGTGCAGACCTTCGTTTGA
- the fam76b gene encoding protein FAM76B, with translation MATSALYACTKCNQRYPFEELSQGQQLCKECRIAHPIVKCTYCRSEFQQESKTNTICKKCAQNVKQFGTPKPCQYCNIIAAFIGTKCQRCTNSEKKYGPPQTCEQCKQQCAFDRKEEGRRKVDGKLLCWLCTLSYRRVLQKTKEQRKGFGSSNSSSLNEKDHHSRPHHHHHHHQHRHSSSHHKLSGSLSPEQEQGLWKQSHKSSSIQKETPKKKPKLEMKPSNGDSSSITQSMDSGGTDNFILISQLKEEVMSLKRLLQQRDQTILEKDRKLTELKADFQYQESNMRVKMNQMEKSHKEAMEQQQAKNRELMKQVAALSKGKKFDRTGSSLLLP, from the exons ATGGCAACGTCGGCTCTGTACGCCTGTACGAAGTGTAACCAGCGGTACCCCTTCGAGGAGCTGTCGCAGGGCCAGCAGCTGTGCAAG GAGTGTCGCATCGCACATCCAATAGTGAAGTGCACATACTGCAGATCTGAGTTTCAGCAGGAGAG CAAAACCAATACAATCTGCAAGAAATGTGCCCAGAACGTCAAACAGTTTGGAACA CCCAAACCCTGCCAGTACTGTAACATCATTGCAGCTTTTATCGGGACAAAGTGCCAGCGTTGTACTAACTCAGAGAAGAAATACGGACCTCCACAGACCTGTGAGCAGTGCAAACAGCAATGCGCCTTTGACCGcaaggaggagggcaggagaaaG GTGGACGGCAAACTGCTGTGCTGGCTCTGTACCCTGTCCTACCGCCGTGTCCTGCAGAAGACcaaggagcagaggaaaggcTTCGGCTCGTCCAACTCCTCATCCCTGAACGAGAAAGACCACCACTCCAGAcctcaccatcatcaccaccaccaccaacacagacacagcagttcTCATCACAA ACTGAGTGGGAGCTTGAGTCCCGAGCAGGAGCAGGGACTGTGGAAGCAGAG ccatAAATCGTCTTCAATCCAGAAGGAGACTCCAAAGAAGAAACCAAAACTGGAGATGAAGCCATCCAACGGGGACAG TAGTTCCATCACCCAGTCAATGGATTCTGGAGGAACAGACAACTTTATTCTCATCAGCCAGCtgaaagaggaagtgatgtcactcaaGAGACTTCTGCAGCAGAGGGATCAAACCATTCTAGAGAAGGACCGAAAG CTTACAGAGCTGAAAGCAGACTTTCAGTACCAGGAGTCCAACATGAGGGTGAAGATGAACCAAATGGAGAAATCGCACAAAGAGGctatggagcagcagcag
- the mtmr2 gene encoding phosphatidylinositol-3,5-bisphosphate 3-phosphatase MTMR2 isoform X2, with protein sequence MEKSGSVDSLGSKRSSSRQPSVDSLSSTSTSRSDRSAQAKPPSVMSSDSVATSAELSPELRVKPKTHAKQALRDSDKEEPQLLPNETVQDMAQDVTYFCPFIGALRGTVTVTNYRLFFRCMDREPVFVLDLPLGVVSRVEKIGSASSRGDVSYGLVCKDMRNLRFSHKQLDDTLRKSIFEVLMKFAFPVSNGLQIFAFEYGQVFPENGWKVYDALSEYKRQGIPNESWRITKVNDHYEVCDTYPSTLAVPVNIPDEELKRVAAFRAKGRIPVLSWIHPESQATVTRCSQPMVGVNGKRSKEDEKYLQAIMDANAQSHKLFIFDARPSVNAAANKMKGGGYESEDAYQNAELVFLDIHNIHVMRESLRKLKDVVYPNIEDSHWLSNLESTHWLEHIKLILAGALRIADKVESGKTSVVVHCSDGWDRTGQLTSLAMLMLDGYYRTVRGFEVLLEKEWLSFGHRFQLRIGHGDKNHTDADRSPVFIQFIDCVWQLTRQFPAAFEFNEYFLVTILDHLYSCLFGTFLCNSEQQRLKEEIPKRTVSLWSYINSQLEEFTNPLYVNYSNHVLFPAVSLRHLELWVGYYIRWNPRMRPQEPVHQRYKELLAKRAELQKRVDELQREVTNRSASSSSERAGSPTRSITPVQTFV encoded by the exons atggagaagagcGGGAGCGTCGACAGTCTGGGCTCGAAACGCTCCTCTTCCCGACAGCCGAGTGTCGATTCATTGTCCAG TACTTCCACCTCTCGCTCTGACCGGTCTGCCCAGGCCAAGCCGCCCTCAGTGATGTCCTCTGACTCTGTGGCCACCTCTGCAGAGCTCTCCCCGGAGCTCAGG GTTAAACCCAAAACTCATGCCAAG CAGGCGCTGAGAGATTCAGACAAAGAGGAACCACAGTTACTTCCAAATGAAACGGTGCAAGACATGG CTCAAGACGTCACCTACTTCTGTCCTTTCATTGGAGCTCTGAGGGGAACAGTGACAGTCACGAACTACAGACTGTTCTTCAGATGCATGGACAGG GAgccagtgtttgtgctggatTTGCCTCTTGGGGTGGTGAGTCGTGTGGAAAAGATTGGCAGTGCGTCGAGCCGCGGTGACGTGTCGTACGGGCTGGTTTGCAAG GATATGCGGAATCTTCGGTTTTCACACAAACAATTGGACGACACGCTCAGGAAGTCCATTTTCGAAGTGCTGATGAAATTTGCGTTTCCTGTTTCCAACGGGCTG caaatCTTTGCCTTTGAATATGGGCAAGTCTTCCCTGAGAATGGATGGAAGGTGTACGACGCCCTCTCAGAGTACAAGAGACAG GGTATACCCAACGAAAGCTGGAGGATAACAAAAGTAAACGATCACTACGAGGTTTGTGACACCTACCCATCAACTCTGGCGGTGCCGGTCAACATACCGGACGAAGAGCTGAAGAGAGTGGCCGCCTTCCGCGCCAAGGGGAGGATACCT GTGCTGTCGTGGATCCATCCAGAGAGCCAGGCGACGGTGACGCGCTGCAGCCAGCCCATGGTTGGAGTGAACGGGAAGCGCAGCAAAGAGGATGAGAAATACCTCCAGGCCATCATGGATGCTAATGCTCAGTCCCACAAACTCTTCATTTTCGATGCCAGGCCCAGTGTCAACGCCGCTGCCAACAAG aTGAAAGGGGGTGGTTATGAAAGTGAAGATGCGTATCAAAATGCTGAGCTGGTGTTCTTGGACATCCACAACATCCACGTGATGAGAGAGTCGCTCCGCAAGCTGAAGGACGTGGTCTACCCCAACATCGAGGACTCCCACTGGCTCTCCAACTTGGAGTCCACTCACTGGCTTGAACACATCAAG CTGATCCTGGCAGGAGCACTACGGATCGCAGACAAGGTGGAGTCTGGGAAAACCTCGGTGGTGGTGCACTGCAGCGACGGCTGGGACCGCACAGGCCAGCTCACCTCCCTGGCCATGCTCATGCTGGACGGTTACTACCGCACCGTCCGCGGCTTCGAGGTGCTGCTTGAGAAAGAGTGGCTGAGCTTCGGTCACCGCTTCCAGCTG CGTATCGGCCATGGCGATAAGAACCACACAGACGCAGACCGCTCgcctgttttcattcagttcattGACTGTGTGTGGCAGTTGACTCGGCAG TTTCCTGCAGCATTTGAGTTCAACGAATACTTCCTGGTCACCATCCTGGACCACCTGTACAGCTGCCTGTTTGGGACATTCTTGTGTAACAGCGAACAGCAGAGGTTGAAGGAG GAGATTCCTAAGAGGACAGTGTCGCTGTGGTCTTACATAAACAGCCAGCTGGAGGAGTTTACCAACCCTTTGTATGTGAACTACTCCAACCACGTGCTGTTCCCTGCCGTCAGCCTACGTCACCTGGAGCTTTGGGTTGGATACTACATCCGCTGGAATCCTCGCATGAGACCTCAG gAACCTGTTCATCAACGCTACAAGGAGCTGCTGGCGAAGCGCGCTGAGCTCCAGAAGAGAGTGGACGAGCTACAGCGAGAGGTGACCAATCGCtcggcctcctcttcctccgaaCGGGCGGGCTCTCCGACGCGCTCCATCACTCCGGTGCAGACCTTCGTTTGA